One stretch of Niallia sp. XMNu-256 DNA includes these proteins:
- the thiS gene encoding sulfur carrier protein ThiS → MKVNGMVEPLEKDQTLYEYLTLKNFDLTKIAVERNGEIVPKTEYETVQLQDQDTLEIVKFVGGG, encoded by the coding sequence TTGAAGGTAAATGGAATGGTTGAACCATTAGAGAAAGACCAAACGCTATACGAATATTTAACGTTAAAAAACTTCGATTTAACGAAAATTGCAGTTGAACGGAATGGTGAGATTGTACCTAAGACTGAATATGAGACTGTGCAACTCCAAGATCAAGACACATTAGAAATTGTTAAATTCGTAGGAGGTGGTTGA
- a CDS encoding MFS transporter, with protein sequence MNLSNQLNQIQKTRPRPKLRQQSTSIVLLIGIIFIAVNLRAPLTSVGPLVETIRDQLHISNTMAGMITTLPLIAFALFSMFVPRLTQRLGMERVLFFSIIILTFGITLRSISGITYLYIGTAILGLGIAACNVLLPSMIKREYPERIGLMTGVYSVSMNLSGAIASGVSVPIAFGLGYGWQGALGVWGILSFLSILFWLPQVLKRSNQTPKAGIHHQTTDHGRKVWRSSLAWQVTIFMGLQSMVFYILITWLPEILKGQGFSPDQSGWYLSIMQMAVLPVTFIAPILAGRMSNQRLLVIITSSSLLTGILGLLYGSMNFIGLWVVLLGMGSGFSFSLAMMFFSLRTENAKQAAELSGMAQSVGYLLAATGPTLFGYLNDITGSATIPLLLLTGVTIALMLVGLGAGRNRVIHANG encoded by the coding sequence ATGAATTTATCTAATCAACTTAATCAAATTCAAAAAACAAGGCCTCGTCCAAAGCTTCGTCAACAATCAACCTCGATCGTTCTGTTGATTGGAATTATTTTTATTGCGGTTAACTTAAGGGCACCTTTAACTTCAGTAGGACCGTTAGTAGAAACGATTCGTGATCAGCTGCATATATCAAATACGATGGCTGGGATGATAACGACGCTACCATTGATAGCTTTTGCACTTTTTTCGATGTTTGTTCCAAGATTAACACAACGACTTGGAATGGAAAGGGTTTTATTTTTTTCAATCATTATTTTAACGTTTGGGATTACCTTACGTTCAATTTCAGGAATTACTTACTTATATATAGGTACAGCGATTCTAGGGCTGGGCATTGCAGCTTGTAATGTGTTGTTGCCGAGTATGATAAAAAGAGAATATCCTGAAAGAATTGGACTGATGACTGGCGTTTATTCGGTTTCAATGAATCTAAGTGGGGCCATCGCTTCTGGGGTTAGTGTCCCGATTGCGTTTGGATTAGGTTATGGATGGCAAGGCGCCCTAGGGGTTTGGGGGATTTTGAGCTTTCTATCGATTTTATTTTGGTTGCCTCAAGTATTAAAGCGTTCTAATCAAACACCTAAGGCCGGGATCCATCATCAAACGACAGATCATGGAAGGAAAGTATGGCGATCTTCACTTGCCTGGCAGGTTACTATTTTTATGGGATTGCAATCCATGGTTTTTTATATTCTTATTACATGGCTCCCTGAAATCTTGAAGGGACAAGGATTTTCCCCGGACCAATCAGGCTGGTATCTATCGATCATGCAGATGGCTGTACTTCCCGTTACCTTTATTGCACCGATCCTCGCTGGTCGGATGTCTAACCAACGACTTTTAGTCATCATAACATCAAGTAGTCTTTTAACGGGAATTCTTGGATTACTTTATGGAAGTATGAATTTTATTGGTTTATGGGTCGTACTATTAGGTATGGGAAGTGGTTTTTCTTTTAGTCTAGCAATGATGTTTTTCAGCCTGCGTACCGAAAATGCTAAACAAGCTGCAGAATTATCTGGGATGGCTCAATCTGTTGGATATTTACTCGCAGCAACTGGACCAACACTTTTCGGTTATTTGAATGATATCACTGGAAGTGCAACGATCCCGCTTCTCCTATTAACGGGTGTGACCATCGCTTTAATGTTGGTCGGTCTAGGTGCAGGTAGAAACAGAGTAATCCATGCAAATGGATGA
- a CDS encoding thiazole synthase, translating into MEKTLTKDPLIIGGHEFQSRFILGSGKFSLDMMKAVIEYGEAEIVTLALRRANTNEENIIDYIPKNITLLPNTSGARTAEEALRIARLSRELGCGDFVKVEVIQDSKYLLPDNQETVRATEMLAKEGFIVLPYMYPDLYTARALVDAGAAAVMPLGAPIGSNKGLCTKEFIQILVDEINLPIIVDAGIGRPSQACEAMEMGVDAIMCNTAIATANDVSMMSQAFNQAIKAGRAAYLAGLGRVLDFKAEASSPLTGFLED; encoded by the coding sequence ATGGAAAAGACATTAACTAAGGATCCATTAATTATCGGAGGACACGAATTTCAATCCCGTTTCATTTTAGGTTCAGGGAAGTTTTCACTAGATATGATGAAGGCTGTTATTGAATATGGCGAGGCGGAAATTGTCACCCTTGCTCTAAGAAGAGCCAATACGAACGAAGAAAATATCATTGATTATATTCCAAAAAACATCACCTTGCTTCCAAACACTTCAGGAGCAAGAACAGCAGAAGAAGCTTTACGAATCGCCCGCCTTTCAAGGGAACTAGGCTGTGGAGATTTCGTTAAAGTAGAAGTCATTCAAGATTCAAAATATTTACTGCCAGATAACCAAGAAACCGTTAGGGCGACAGAAATGCTTGCTAAAGAAGGATTTATTGTGCTTCCTTATATGTACCCTGATTTATATACAGCAAGAGCCCTAGTCGATGCTGGCGCTGCCGCTGTTATGCCACTAGGCGCACCAATTGGCAGCAATAAAGGTCTATGTACTAAAGAATTTATTCAAATTTTAGTCGATGAAATCAATTTACCAATCATTGTCGATGCTGGAATTGGCCGCCCTTCACAAGCATGTGAAGCAATGGAAATGGGTGTTGACGCAATTATGTGTAATACCGCAATTGCAACCGCCAATGATGTGTCCATGATGTCCCAAGCATTTAACCAGGCCATCAAAGCAGGGCGTGCTGCTTATTTAGCTGGATTAGGACGTGTGCTTGATTTTAAAGCAGAAGCATCAAGTCCATTGACAGGATTTTTGGAGGATTAA
- a CDS encoding metallophosphoesterase gives MNQNEKNGLDRRTFLKVGGAGTLALTLGATGLPENLFGQVTPTAQAKANYDKVLRFNPNGKFKIVQFNDTQDDERIDRRTIELMEKVLDSEKPDFVVLNGDNIASGVDSVLETKQALNNLAQPMEQRGIKWAVTYGNHDEDSTPKSGLNEEDMLEIYMSFPNNLNKHSEKGVVGTGNTNILIQNSKENDAAFNIWLLDSGRYAPSTIAGQNFEGYPTWDWLRGNQVHWYYETSKEIENRYKRKIPSLMFMHIPLWEHRFMWFSSVDDRSAAAHERAVQKHNIVGERNEDECPGPFNSGLFSAMLDRGDVKGVFCGHDHINTYHGNYYGILLGYGGSAGFGTYGLSGAEKHRLRGARVFNLDESTDDVLVETHMVFAKDYGIDLTPNDQSMDPLPLAENKKLDQKLQK, from the coding sequence ATGAATCAAAATGAAAAAAATGGGTTAGATAGAAGAACATTTCTAAAAGTAGGAGGTGCGGGCACTCTTGCATTAACACTTGGTGCAACTGGCCTTCCAGAAAATTTATTTGGTCAAGTCACACCAACGGCACAAGCGAAAGCCAACTATGACAAAGTCTTACGATTTAATCCAAACGGAAAATTTAAAATTGTCCAGTTTAACGATACTCAGGACGATGAACGAATTGACCGGAGAACGATTGAATTAATGGAAAAGGTTCTTGACTCCGAAAAACCTGACTTTGTTGTACTAAATGGGGACAATATTGCTTCTGGTGTTGATTCTGTTTTAGAAACGAAACAAGCTCTTAACAACCTTGCTCAACCGATGGAGCAAAGGGGAATTAAATGGGCAGTTACCTATGGAAACCACGATGAAGACTCTACACCAAAAAGTGGTCTGAATGAAGAAGATATGCTAGAAATTTATATGTCCTTCCCTAACAACTTGAATAAACATAGTGAGAAAGGAGTCGTTGGTACGGGGAATACGAATATACTTATTCAAAATTCTAAAGAAAACGATGCTGCCTTTAATATATGGTTATTAGATAGCGGCCGATATGCCCCTTCAACAATCGCTGGCCAGAATTTTGAAGGCTATCCAACTTGGGACTGGCTTCGTGGAAATCAAGTTCATTGGTATTATGAAACTTCTAAGGAAATCGAAAATAGATACAAACGCAAAATTCCTTCCCTCATGTTCATGCATATTCCACTTTGGGAACATCGCTTTATGTGGTTCTCTAGTGTAGATGATCGGTCAGCCGCAGCACATGAACGCGCCGTTCAAAAACACAATATTGTCGGTGAAAGAAATGAGGATGAATGTCCAGGACCATTTAATAGCGGCTTATTTTCAGCGATGTTAGATCGTGGTGATGTTAAAGGCGTTTTCTGTGGACATGATCATATTAACACGTATCATGGAAATTATTATGGAATTTTATTAGGCTATGGGGGTAGTGCTGGTTTTGGTACATACGGTCTCTCAGGAGCAGAGAAACATAGACTTCGTGGTGCTCGAGTATTCAATTTAGATGAAAGTACAGATGATGTCTTAGTGGAAACCCATATGGTTTTCGCAAAGGATTACGGGATTGATTTAACTCCAAACGACCAAAGCATGGATCCATTGCCACTAGCAGAAAACAAAAAATTAGATCAAAAACTTCAAAAATAA
- the thiH gene encoding 2-iminoacetate synthase ThiH: MARKKVDHMQYQEGMEVIQSDVMEKVFRTVDLYDYHKYTNRDVERALSKDHLSLEDFGALLSPAALPYLEIMAQKGMAETRKHYGNNVSLFTPLYIANYCENECVYCGFKATNKIQRAVLNPNELEDELKAIAATGLEEILLLTGESRYKSDVEYIGETIKHATKFFKTVGIEIYPLNVDEYAYLHECGADFVSVYQETYNPDKYEQVHLWGSKRIFPYRFYAQERALMGGMRGVSFGALLGLDDFRKDAFATGLHAQLVQQKFPHAEIGFSVPRIRPYINNADNNSKDVHETQLLQVMLAYRLFMPFAGITISTRERPRFRDHVAGMVANKMSAGVSVGVGGHEEEQKGDQQFEISDERNVADVHKMLVSKGLQPVYTNYIRV, from the coding sequence ATGGCTAGAAAAAAAGTTGATCATATGCAGTACCAAGAAGGAATGGAAGTCATCCAGTCTGATGTAATGGAAAAAGTGTTTAGAACCGTTGATCTCTATGATTATCATAAATATACCAATCGGGATGTGGAAAGAGCTTTAAGTAAAGATCACCTTTCCCTTGAGGATTTCGGAGCCCTCCTCTCCCCTGCTGCTTTGCCTTATTTAGAAATTATGGCACAGAAAGGGATGGCAGAAACGCGAAAACATTACGGTAACAACGTGTCCCTGTTTACTCCTTTATATATTGCGAACTATTGTGAAAATGAGTGTGTTTATTGCGGCTTTAAGGCAACCAATAAAATTCAGCGTGCTGTTCTTAATCCCAACGAGTTAGAGGACGAATTAAAGGCGATTGCCGCTACTGGCTTGGAGGAGATTTTACTCCTTACCGGTGAATCTCGTTATAAATCAGATGTAGAATATATCGGGGAAACCATTAAACACGCAACAAAGTTTTTTAAAACGGTCGGAATTGAAATTTATCCTCTAAATGTGGATGAGTATGCTTATTTACATGAATGCGGCGCCGATTTTGTATCTGTTTATCAAGAAACTTACAATCCTGATAAATATGAACAGGTTCATTTATGGGGATCAAAACGAATTTTTCCTTACCGTTTTTATGCCCAAGAACGCGCCTTAATGGGTGGGATGCGCGGCGTATCTTTCGGAGCTTTGCTAGGATTAGATGATTTTCGTAAAGATGCCTTTGCTACAGGCTTACACGCACAATTGGTACAGCAAAAGTTTCCGCATGCTGAAATTGGCTTTTCTGTCCCTCGGATTCGTCCATACATTAACAATGCTGATAATAATTCAAAGGATGTGCATGAAACACAACTATTGCAAGTCATGCTTGCTTATCGCTTATTCATGCCATTTGCAGGAATTACGATTTCTACGCGTGAAAGACCACGATTTCGTGATCATGTTGCGGGAATGGTGGCCAACAAAATGTCGGCTGGAGTAAGTGTCGGCGTCGGCGGCCACGAAGAAGAGCAAAAAGGCGATCAACAGTTTGAAATCTCTGATGAACGAAATGTGGCCGACGTTCACAAGATGCTTGTTAGCAAGGGCTTGCAGCCTGTCTATACAAACTATATAAGAGTTTAG
- a CDS encoding ABC transporter ATP-binding protein, producing MIEVKNVTKKFGRKQVLKGVSFTAEKGKITCLIGINGVGKTTVMKAIMNLTPINDGEILIDGQPLKKTSYEKITFIPDAITMLPQMKIGDAFTFMADFYDSWNQSRASELLQFFRLKESDRISDLSKGNAAKVNLLLGLALDVDYVLMDEPFSGIDIFSREQIANVFTSHLIEDRGVIITTHEINDIEHLIDKVVLLDNGVVIKEFDTEEVRETEGKSVIDVMREVYKG from the coding sequence GTGATAGAAGTCAAAAATGTTACCAAAAAATTTGGTCGGAAACAAGTATTAAAAGGAGTTTCATTTACTGCAGAAAAAGGAAAGATTACTTGTTTAATTGGAATAAATGGCGTAGGGAAAACAACAGTTATGAAAGCCATTATGAACTTAACACCAATTAATGACGGAGAAATTCTTATTGACGGACAGCCTCTTAAAAAAACAAGCTACGAGAAAATTACGTTTATCCCTGATGCCATTACGATGTTACCGCAGATGAAAATCGGTGATGCATTTACATTTATGGCTGACTTTTACGATAGCTGGAATCAAAGCAGGGCAAGTGAACTTCTACAATTTTTCAGACTAAAAGAAAGTGATCGAATTTCTGACCTATCAAAAGGGAATGCCGCCAAAGTCAATCTACTGCTTGGGTTAGCATTAGATGTTGATTATGTGTTAATGGATGAACCTTTTTCAGGGATTGATATTTTCAGCCGGGAGCAAATCGCAAACGTATTTACTAGTCATTTAATTGAAGATCGCGGCGTCATTATTACTACTCATGAAATTAACGACATTGAGCATTTAATCGATAAGGTCGTACTGCTTGATAACGGTGTCGTTATTAAAGAATTTGATACAGAAGAGGTTAGGGAAACAGAAGGAAAATCGGTGATTGATGTGATGAGAGAGGTGTATAAAGGATGA
- a CDS encoding GntR family transcriptional regulator yields the protein MNVKFNNRDPVYVQVIQHFKEQIAKGFFQPGQEIPSRRELANQLKINPNTAQRAYKEMEEQGLIFTEGNLPSRITKDEGIVRKVREELIVEAVDTFVHSVRTINIPLHEALDLVKRNYENHREE from the coding sequence ATGAACGTCAAGTTTAACAATCGAGATCCTGTTTATGTGCAAGTCATTCAGCATTTTAAAGAACAAATCGCTAAAGGCTTTTTCCAACCGGGTCAGGAAATTCCATCAAGAAGAGAGCTAGCAAACCAACTGAAAATTAACCCTAATACTGCGCAGCGGGCGTATAAAGAAATGGAGGAACAAGGATTGATTTTTACAGAAGGGAATTTGCCTAGTCGGATTACAAAGGATGAGGGAATTGTTAGGAAGGTACGAGAGGAATTGATTGTAGAGGCGGTTGATACGTTCGTTCATTCGGTTCGTACCATTAACATTCCATTACATGAAGCGCTTGATTTAGTAAAGAGAAACTATGAAAATCACAGGGAAGAATAG
- a CDS encoding alanine--glyoxylate aminotransferase family protein, whose product MYRNILRHPGPTPIPKRVELAMAQDMISHRTPEFVNLYQETTQRVKPIFGTKHDILLLPSGGTAALEAAAVNTVSPGEEVVVITVGAFGDYFVSICEKYGFHVHKLEKDWGEACTKEDLIEFLKPLSNIKAVFATYNETSTGILNPIDQLGEVVRTHSDALFIVDGVSAIGGAPAQMDDWNIDILVTGSQKAMMLPPGLALLSVNDRAWKVIEENQTPAYYLNLLSYREWASKGMTPNTPAVSLIMGLSAVCDLIDEEGGFSKTVERHLLMKNMVREAMKALSIELLTDDEHASPTITAIKTPQGLDLPTYLGHLKTNYHLDFAGGLGPLQGQIFRFGHMGYCFPSDVLEAVSLIEAGLQDFSYSFESGAGVKAAQNVFLTSLRK is encoded by the coding sequence ATGTATCGTAATATTCTAAGACATCCTGGACCCACACCTATACCGAAAAGGGTAGAGCTTGCGATGGCCCAGGATATGATTAGTCATCGCACACCCGAATTTGTCAATTTGTACCAAGAAACAACCCAGCGTGTCAAACCGATTTTTGGAACGAAACATGATATTCTACTTCTTCCATCAGGGGGAACAGCCGCTTTAGAGGCAGCTGCAGTCAATACGGTTTCTCCAGGTGAAGAGGTCGTTGTTATCACAGTTGGTGCCTTTGGAGATTATTTCGTTTCGATTTGCGAAAAATATGGCTTTCACGTACATAAACTTGAAAAGGATTGGGGCGAGGCATGTACGAAAGAGGACCTTATTGAGTTTTTGAAACCTTTATCCAACATCAAGGCTGTTTTTGCGACTTATAATGAAACTTCAACAGGAATTTTAAATCCAATTGATCAATTGGGCGAAGTCGTTCGCACTCATAGTGATGCTCTTTTTATTGTCGATGGAGTTAGTGCGATTGGAGGAGCTCCTGCCCAAATGGATGATTGGAATATTGATATTTTAGTAACAGGCTCACAAAAAGCAATGATGCTTCCTCCGGGACTGGCGCTATTAAGCGTTAACGACCGAGCATGGAAAGTAATCGAGGAAAATCAGACTCCTGCCTATTATTTAAATCTACTCAGCTACCGTGAATGGGCTTCAAAAGGAATGACACCAAACACACCAGCGGTTTCACTCATTATGGGCCTCTCAGCTGTATGTGATTTAATTGATGAAGAAGGCGGTTTCTCGAAAACTGTAGAACGCCATCTATTAATGAAAAATATGGTTCGGGAAGCAATGAAGGCTCTTTCGATTGAATTGTTGACTGATGATGAACATGCTTCACCAACAATCACTGCCATCAAGACACCTCAAGGTCTTGATCTCCCAACCTATTTGGGCCATTTAAAGACCAACTATCATCTTGATTTTGCGGGTGGACTTGGACCATTGCAAGGGCAAATTTTCAGGTTTGGGCATATGGGCTATTGCTTCCCTAGCGATGTTCTGGAAGCCGTTTCCCTTATCGAAGCTGGATTGCAGGACTTTTCTTACTCCTTTGAATCCGGTGCAGGTGTAAAGGCGGCACAAAATGTATTTTTAACCTCATTAAGAAAATAA
- a CDS encoding thiamine phosphate synthase: MLIYVTNRKLCQYDFLDQIERLAKGKPHGMMLREKDLNLPDYEKLAVEVKEICHEHHVPLIINQNMSVAMNLKIPNIQLSMTNLRKYHQDLHAFKNIGASVHTIDEAKEAQVLGATYLIAGHIFSTDSKKGVPPRGLPFLKNVSEAVPLPVLAIGGITRYHVNDIYATGAKGVCIMSEAMTSQHPTELAYSFKL, from the coding sequence ATGCTGATTTATGTGACCAATCGTAAACTTTGTCAATATGATTTCTTAGATCAAATTGAAAGATTAGCAAAAGGAAAACCTCATGGAATGATGCTTAGGGAAAAGGATTTGAATTTACCAGACTATGAAAAACTAGCTGTAGAGGTTAAAGAAATTTGTCATGAACATCATGTTCCGCTCATTATCAATCAAAATATGTCTGTAGCGATGAATTTGAAGATACCCAACATCCAATTATCCATGACTAATTTAAGAAAGTATCACCAGGATTTACATGCTTTTAAAAATATCGGGGCTTCGGTCCATACCATTGATGAAGCAAAAGAAGCACAGGTGTTAGGTGCTACCTATTTAATTGCTGGTCATATTTTTTCAACAGATAGTAAAAAAGGAGTTCCACCTAGAGGACTCCCCTTCTTGAAAAACGTCAGTGAGGCTGTGCCCCTTCCTGTTTTGGCTATTGGCGGAATCACTAGGTATCATGTAAACGATATTTATGCGACAGGGGCAAAGGGTGTTTGCATCATGTCTGAAGCGATGACGAGTCAACATCCTACTGAACTTGCGTATTCATTTAAATTGTAG
- the thiF gene encoding sulfur carrier protein ThiS adenylyltransferase ThiF: MRVTINGKEQTITEQTAFKVRDKFGNPDDIVILNGFQIAEDSQLSENDYLSIIQKGVMPKKEELESMMMARHTPNVHNKVKNAKVAICGLGGLGSNIAVMLARIGVGHLLLVDFDIVEPSNLNRQSYYVRHLGMPKTLALKEQIEEINPFIKIDTEFVKITEENVVELFNDVDIICEAFDKADQKSMLINTALSQLPNSIVVAGTGLAGYESSNLIHTSRPMKRLYVCGDLENEASIGKGLMAPRVGICAGHQANMILRLLVGEEEV; encoded by the coding sequence ATGAGAGTAACGATTAATGGAAAAGAACAGACAATAACTGAACAGACCGCATTCAAAGTAAGAGACAAGTTTGGAAATCCAGATGATATTGTCATCCTCAATGGTTTCCAGATTGCCGAGGACAGCCAACTCTCTGAAAATGATTATCTATCAATTATCCAAAAAGGGGTCATGCCTAAAAAAGAGGAATTAGAGAGCATGATGATGGCCCGCCATACCCCAAATGTTCACAACAAGGTTAAAAATGCGAAGGTAGCAATTTGTGGATTAGGCGGGTTAGGATCCAATATTGCTGTAATGCTTGCTCGAATTGGTGTCGGGCATCTGCTGCTCGTTGACTTTGACATCGTTGAGCCCAGCAATCTTAACAGGCAAAGTTATTACGTAAGGCATTTAGGAATGCCTAAAACATTAGCTCTTAAAGAGCAGATCGAAGAAATCAACCCATTTATTAAAATAGATACCGAGTTTGTGAAAATCACTGAGGAAAATGTCGTTGAACTTTTCAACGACGTGGACATCATTTGTGAAGCATTTGATAAAGCCGATCAAAAATCGATGCTCATCAATACAGCGTTAAGCCAACTGCCTAATAGTATCGTTGTGGCTGGTACAGGATTGGCTGGATATGAAAGTTCCAATTTAATTCATACGAGTAGACCAATGAAGCGATTATACGTATGCGGAGACTTAGAAAATGAAGCAAGTATAGGAAAAGGCTTAATGGCACCTCGGGTTGGCATTTGTGCTGGTCATCAAGCAAATATGATTCTGCGTTTATTAGTAGGAGAAGAAGAAGTTTAA
- a CDS encoding phage holin family protein codes for MDFPTIHTNFWDAVIAVPLVMVLTQMIKKILRVQKKYIPFIAVIIGYIISIFISHRGSLLAGIFMGYFYGYAAIGSYASLKTSILAFKKSLIKKYRKQPT; via the coding sequence TTGGACTTTCCAACTATACATACAAACTTTTGGGATGCGGTTATTGCCGTGCCATTGGTGATGGTTCTGACACAGATGATCAAAAAAATTCTTAGAGTTCAGAAAAAATATATTCCTTTCATAGCGGTGATTATAGGGTACATCATCTCGATCTTTATTAGTCACAGAGGGAGTTTATTAGCGGGGATTTTTATGGGATATTTTTATGGATACGCAGCAATCGGCAGTTATGCCTCTTTAAAAACCTCTATATTAGCTTTTAAGAAATCCTTGATAAAAAAATACCGAAAGCAACCGACTTAA
- a CDS encoding amidohydrolase, whose amino-acid sequence MTDELVSDLIEKRRYLHRNPELPFEEYNTTEHLKKWLKENEITILSFDLETGVIAEVKGEKDGPTIAIRSDIDALPIYEKTEVSFRSEIDGKMHACGHDFHAVSILGAAILINENKEQLHGTVRFIFQPAEEIAQGAKYLVDKGVLENVTAIFGMHNKPDLPVGTVGVKSGGLMASVDKFEITFNGIGGHAGIPHHTIDPIIIASQYVTNVQSIIARRIDLFHNAVISITSINGGNTWNVIPEKVVLQGTVRTFQQEAREVIPGYMKKLAETTAEGNGGTVEFQWNSYAPVVNNAREYESIVRESVIEAGYEVVDAEPTSAGEDFAYYQNFIPGFFVWVGVDGPREWHHPEFDLNEDAIKVASEFFATLAVNVLNHE is encoded by the coding sequence ATGACTGACGAACTTGTAAGCGATCTAATTGAGAAAAGAAGGTACTTACATCGCAATCCTGAACTTCCTTTTGAGGAGTACAATACTACGGAGCATTTGAAAAAATGGCTTAAAGAAAATGAAATCACGATTCTCTCCTTTGACTTAGAAACTGGCGTTATTGCCGAAGTAAAGGGAGAAAAGGATGGTCCTACAATAGCGATTCGTTCAGATATTGATGCATTGCCTATCTATGAAAAAACAGAAGTTTCTTTCCGTTCTGAGATCGATGGAAAAATGCATGCATGCGGCCACGATTTTCACGCGGTTTCGATTTTAGGGGCAGCGATACTTATAAACGAAAATAAGGAACAATTACACGGGACGGTCCGCTTTATTTTCCAACCTGCTGAAGAAATTGCTCAAGGTGCTAAGTATTTAGTAGATAAAGGGGTTTTAGAGAATGTAACAGCGATTTTTGGGATGCATAATAAACCTGACCTTCCAGTAGGAACAGTTGGTGTGAAATCTGGTGGGTTAATGGCAAGTGTCGATAAATTTGAAATTACGTTTAATGGAATAGGTGGTCATGCGGGTATTCCACATCACACGATTGATCCCATTATCATAGCCTCTCAATATGTAACAAATGTACAGTCCATTATTGCAAGAAGAATTGATTTATTTCATAATGCAGTGATTAGCATTACGAGTATTAATGGGGGAAATACGTGGAATGTAATCCCTGAAAAAGTAGTGCTTCAAGGAACAGTAAGAACCTTTCAACAAGAAGCACGTGAGGTCATCCCCGGTTATATGAAGAAATTAGCAGAAACCACGGCAGAAGGCAATGGAGGAACGGTTGAGTTTCAGTGGAATTCCTATGCACCTGTTGTAAATAATGCAAGAGAATATGAGAGCATTGTCCGTGAATCGGTCATAGAGGCTGGATATGAAGTAGTCGATGCCGAACCTACCTCAGCAGGGGAGGACTTTGCTTACTATCAAAACTTTATTCCCGGATTCTTTGTGTGGGTGGGAGTAGACGGACCGAGAGAATGGCATCACCCCGAATTTGATTTAAATGAGGACGCGATTAAAGTAGCTTCCGAGTTTTTTGCCACATTGGCCGTGAATGTTTTAAATCATGAATAA